In Edaphobacter lichenicola, a single genomic region encodes these proteins:
- a CDS encoding STAS domain-containing protein, translating into MLLNLSSRFVGNVYLVQCKGRIVLGEEVKALEAALDEGAREFSQLVVELSEVSRLDSIGLGLLVRFSERMRRRGGDLRLAGPPKFLTDLLKSTKVSALLGSYATEEEAIQSYLKEQPTGAAQKQQGPRVLVVDESADLCVFVRTVLTQHGYDVRSTCSFRDAKTLLQVEGMEYLVVGPSTPRLSAETVMRSLTALAPRAKALQLDPEFKIRDVQEASAALLQLFANGG; encoded by the coding sequence ATGCTGCTAAATCTGAGTTCGCGCTTTGTTGGAAACGTCTACCTGGTTCAGTGCAAGGGCCGTATTGTTCTGGGCGAGGAGGTGAAGGCGCTGGAGGCTGCGCTGGACGAGGGGGCGCGTGAGTTCTCGCAGCTGGTGGTGGAGCTGAGCGAGGTGAGCCGGCTGGACAGCATTGGGCTGGGGCTGCTGGTGCGATTCTCCGAACGGATGCGCCGACGCGGGGGCGATCTTCGGCTGGCTGGTCCGCCGAAGTTTCTTACGGACCTGCTGAAGTCGACGAAGGTCTCCGCTTTGCTCGGGAGCTATGCGACCGAGGAGGAGGCGATTCAGTCGTATTTGAAGGAGCAGCCGACGGGGGCGGCGCAGAAGCAGCAGGGCCCGCGAGTGCTGGTGGTGGATGAGTCGGCCGACCTTTGCGTGTTTGTGAGGACGGTGCTGACGCAGCATGGATATGACGTGAGATCGACCTGCTCGTTCCGCGATGCGAAGACGCTGCTGCAGGTGGAAGGGATGGAGTATCTGGTGGTGGGGCCGAGCACTCCGCGTCTGTCTGCGGAGACGGTGATGCGGTCGCTGACGGCGCTGGCTCCGCGGGCGAAGGCGCTGCAGCTTGATCCTGAGTTCAAGATCCGGGATGTGCAGGAGGCTAGTGCTGCTTTGTTGCAGTTGTTTGCGAATGGTGGGTAG
- a CDS encoding TonB-dependent receptor, whose product MSPRHLLLFLLLTLSCSSFAQTLLSVRGSILDPTGAAIPGATVQLETTSGTLAAQSASDDRGNFILSNLSPGTYSLSVPAYSGFAAHATPLHLTTSIANVKITLFTQSVNQEVNVGDSDQSLSTDSSANRDTVAVSGDDLRKLPVFDQDIVATLTPFLDSSAGSSGGTTIIVDGVEMKSVGVSASAIQEVRINNDPYSAEFTRPGRGRIEITTKPGSPTFHGEANFIFRDSVFNAKNYFSPVRPPETRRIYEGHLGGPLGHGGHTSFIASASYRQQNTASVVNAIGPSGPISENVLTPNRNSQYSMRLTHDFSPAHRLSIGYNFESSASTNAGVGGITLPEAGYNLNSREDDAIFNDRLILTPNLINQLLVTFEKDEDVTKSVTDAPSLQISGSFIGGGAQADIARTENTIHVNEILTWSHGKHYLRVGVQLPQFSRRAVDDHTNRLGTAKFASLANYAADKPYVFTAQQGIGRGLYWINELGSFIQDQVKLTPHLQASLGLRYDWQTFLHDNNNLSPRISLAYAPGKGKTIFRTGTGIFYDRTGGDFPANVVLHDGVVLHSIQIQNPTYPIPPGFDFGTIPTNLVRFAPHSRTPYAIQYSFGVERQIHKTVTVTAAYRGQVGVKSFRSRDANAPILPPDPNLSDNYPRPDLNYGQIQQVESGGRNLLNALDLSFRGQAGRWFSGQAQYTLSRFDNNTGGINAFPQNQYNPNNEWGRADLDRRQRFNLVGNINPDHWLSLGVIATLYSGTPYTETTGNDDFHTGLGNARPAGVGRNTLQAGGVASLDLLYNHDFRLTKEKGDNAKFLSAGISAFNVLNRTNYTSYIGSLSSSLFEHPTAALAGRQLQFSLGYRF is encoded by the coding sequence ATGTCGCCGCGTCACCTGTTGCTTTTTCTGCTGCTCACACTCTCCTGCTCTTCCTTCGCGCAGACTCTGCTCTCTGTCCGCGGTTCTATCCTCGATCCCACAGGCGCAGCCATCCCCGGCGCCACGGTGCAACTCGAAACCACCTCCGGCACTCTCGCCGCCCAATCCGCATCCGACGACCGAGGAAACTTCATCCTCAGCAATCTCTCCCCCGGCACCTACTCCCTCAGCGTCCCCGCCTACTCCGGCTTCGCTGCACACGCTACCCCGCTCCACCTCACCACCAGCATCGCCAACGTAAAGATCACCCTCTTCACTCAGTCCGTCAATCAGGAGGTCAACGTCGGCGACAGCGACCAGTCCCTCTCCACCGACTCCTCCGCCAACAGAGACACCGTCGCAGTCTCCGGCGACGACCTCCGCAAACTCCCCGTCTTCGATCAGGACATCGTCGCCACCCTCACTCCCTTCCTCGACTCCTCCGCGGGCTCCTCCGGCGGCACCACCATCATCGTCGACGGCGTCGAGATGAAGTCCGTCGGCGTCTCTGCCTCCGCCATCCAGGAGGTCCGCATCAACAACGACCCCTACTCCGCCGAGTTCACCCGCCCCGGCCGCGGCCGCATCGAGATCACCACCAAGCCCGGCTCCCCCACCTTCCACGGCGAGGCCAACTTCATCTTTCGCGACTCCGTCTTCAACGCCAAGAATTACTTCTCTCCCGTCCGCCCGCCCGAGACCCGCCGCATCTACGAAGGCCACCTCGGCGGTCCCCTCGGACACGGTGGACACACCAGCTTCATCGCCTCCGCATCCTACCGCCAGCAGAACACCGCCTCCGTCGTCAACGCCATCGGCCCCAGCGGCCCCATCAGCGAGAACGTCCTCACCCCCAACCGCAACTCGCAGTACTCGATGCGCCTCACCCACGACTTCTCCCCCGCCCATCGCCTCTCCATCGGCTACAACTTCGAGAGCTCCGCCAGCACCAACGCCGGAGTCGGCGGCATCACCCTCCCCGAGGCCGGCTACAACCTCAACTCCCGCGAAGACGACGCCATCTTCAACGACCGCCTCATCCTCACCCCCAACCTCATCAACCAGCTCCTCGTCACCTTCGAGAAGGATGAGGACGTCACCAAATCCGTCACCGACGCCCCCTCCCTCCAGATCAGCGGCTCCTTCATCGGCGGCGGCGCGCAGGCCGACATCGCACGCACCGAAAACACCATCCACGTCAACGAAATCCTCACCTGGAGCCACGGCAAGCACTACCTCCGCGTCGGCGTTCAACTCCCGCAGTTCAGCCGCCGCGCCGTCGACGACCACACCAACCGCCTCGGCACCGCCAAATTCGCCTCCCTCGCCAACTACGCCGCAGACAAGCCCTACGTCTTCACCGCGCAGCAGGGCATCGGGCGCGGCCTCTACTGGATCAACGAGCTCGGCTCATTCATTCAGGATCAGGTCAAGCTCACCCCGCATCTCCAGGCCTCACTCGGCCTCCGCTACGACTGGCAGACCTTCCTCCACGACAACAACAACCTCTCCCCTCGCATCTCCCTCGCCTACGCCCCCGGCAAAGGCAAGACCATCTTCCGCACCGGCACCGGCATCTTCTACGACCGCACTGGCGGCGACTTTCCCGCCAACGTTGTCCTCCACGACGGCGTCGTCCTCCACTCCATCCAGATCCAGAACCCCACCTACCCCATCCCGCCCGGCTTCGACTTCGGCACCATCCCCACCAACCTCGTCCGCTTCGCCCCCCACAGCCGCACGCCCTACGCCATCCAATACAGCTTCGGTGTCGAACGCCAGATCCACAAGACCGTCACCGTCACCGCAGCCTATCGCGGACAGGTCGGCGTAAAGTCCTTCCGCTCCCGCGACGCCAACGCCCCCATCCTCCCGCCCGACCCCAACCTCTCCGACAACTACCCGCGCCCCGATCTCAACTACGGACAGATTCAGCAGGTCGAATCCGGCGGCCGCAATCTTCTCAACGCCCTCGACCTCTCCTTCCGCGGACAGGCCGGGCGCTGGTTCTCCGGTCAGGCCCAGTACACCCTCTCCCGCTTCGACAACAACACGGGAGGCATCAACGCCTTCCCGCAAAATCAGTACAACCCCAATAACGAGTGGGGTCGCGCCGATCTCGATCGCCGTCAGCGCTTCAACCTTGTAGGCAACATCAACCCCGACCACTGGCTCTCGCTCGGCGTCATCGCCACCCTCTACTCCGGCACGCCCTACACCGAGACCACCGGCAACGACGACTTCCACACCGGCCTCGGCAACGCCCGTCCCGCCGGCGTAGGACGCAACACCCTCCAGGCAGGCGGCGTCGCCTCGCTCGACCTCCTCTACAACCACGACTTCCGTCTCACCAAAGAAAAGGGGGACAACGCCAAGTTTCTCTCCGCCGGCATCTCCGCCTTCAACGTCCTCAACCGCACCAACTACACCAGCTACATCGGCTCTCTCAGCTCGTCTCTCTTCGAGCACCCCACCGCCGCCCTCGCAGGCCGCCAGCTACAGTTCTCCCTCGGCTACCGCTTCTAA
- a CDS encoding winged helix-turn-helix domain-containing protein has product MISEQVETPFRIVRFGLFEVDLEACELRKKGLRIKLQDQPLHILRVLIERPGEIVSREELRHRLWQPDTFVDFDHSLNTAMMRLREVLGDSSENPRFIETVPRKGYRFVAPVHHVRPDTAADSIVVVTQDVNHAGLPPGNESKDLYPIATDETSAPATWVRKNLQISLFHALALVAALVLLTAILSSIFFRLRPNSIFSSASSKPITSLVVLPMENLSGDKSQEYFADGMTDELIASLARISSIRVLSRTTAMEYKDSHESLGKIARDLGVDAVVEGTVLRSGDRVRITAELIQVSTDRHLWADTYESPLDDVLTLQNRVASAIVDQIRIQLTPQDKTRLASRRLVKPDAYEDFLKGLFYWNKRSREDLLKAIDYFQSAIVKDPQYALAYAGLADCYGILGAAIVGTVPTIEVAPKAEAAAMKAVELDDSLAETQTALATVQFNYKWDWKAAERGFRRAIELNPNYATAHQRYSLYLTAMGRRSESLQEMERARSLDPLSVSMNFSLGWRLYMAREYDRALVQLNDAIEMDPSFVLPHIVLGQTYEQMGDYAKAIAELEKTAIMSHRSTPVIAALGHVYAVAGRPADAHKILDELQSESRTGYVSPFYIALVYAGLKDENHTMEWLERAYADRSNSMVFTDVDPRFDNLRNDPKFQNLLQRMNFVN; this is encoded by the coding sequence ATGATCTCGGAGCAAGTCGAAACCCCCTTCCGCATCGTACGATTCGGCCTTTTCGAGGTCGATCTGGAAGCCTGCGAGCTGCGAAAGAAGGGTCTGCGCATCAAGCTTCAGGATCAGCCGCTGCATATCTTAAGAGTGCTGATCGAACGTCCCGGAGAGATCGTAAGCCGCGAAGAGCTGCGTCATCGACTCTGGCAGCCAGACACCTTCGTCGACTTCGACCACAGCCTCAATACCGCGATGATGCGGCTCAGAGAGGTTCTGGGCGACTCCTCCGAGAATCCCCGCTTCATCGAGACCGTCCCACGGAAGGGATACCGGTTCGTCGCCCCGGTCCACCACGTCAGACCCGACACCGCAGCAGACTCCATCGTCGTCGTCACTCAGGACGTGAATCACGCTGGTCTACCGCCCGGTAACGAATCGAAGGACCTCTATCCGATCGCCACTGACGAGACCTCCGCTCCTGCCACCTGGGTCAGGAAAAACCTTCAGATCTCGTTGTTTCACGCGCTGGCTCTTGTCGCGGCTCTGGTTCTATTGACAGCGATCCTCTCGTCGATCTTCTTCAGACTCCGACCCAATAGCATCTTTTCGAGCGCGTCATCGAAGCCCATCACGTCTTTAGTCGTGCTGCCCATGGAGAATCTCTCCGGCGACAAGAGCCAGGAGTACTTCGCCGACGGCATGACCGACGAGCTCATCGCAAGCCTGGCAAGAATCAGCTCCATCCGCGTTCTCTCTCGAACCACAGCGATGGAGTACAAAGACTCGCATGAGTCGCTTGGAAAGATCGCACGTGACCTCGGCGTCGATGCAGTCGTCGAAGGCACCGTTCTTCGCTCTGGCGATCGTGTCAGGATCACCGCAGAGCTCATTCAAGTCTCCACCGACAGGCATCTCTGGGCCGACACCTACGAGAGCCCCCTCGATGACGTGCTCACCCTGCAAAACCGCGTCGCTTCGGCAATCGTCGATCAGATCCGCATCCAACTCACCCCGCAGGACAAAACTCGCCTCGCCAGCAGGCGTCTCGTCAAGCCCGACGCGTACGAGGACTTCCTGAAAGGGTTGTTCTACTGGAACAAGCGATCCAGGGAAGATCTCCTCAAGGCCATCGACTACTTTCAATCGGCCATCGTCAAAGACCCGCAGTATGCCCTGGCCTACGCCGGCCTGGCCGATTGCTACGGCATTCTCGGCGCAGCTATCGTAGGCACCGTTCCTACGATTGAGGTCGCACCGAAGGCTGAAGCCGCTGCCATGAAGGCCGTCGAGCTCGATGACTCTCTCGCCGAGACCCAGACCGCCCTCGCAACCGTCCAGTTCAACTACAAGTGGGACTGGAAGGCCGCCGAAAGAGGCTTCCGCAGGGCCATCGAGTTGAACCCAAACTACGCGACCGCCCATCAGCGATACTCCCTCTACCTCACCGCCATGGGACGTCGCAGCGAAAGCTTGCAGGAGATGGAGCGCGCTCGCTCCCTTGACCCCCTCTCCGTCAGTATGAACTTCAGCCTCGGATGGCGACTGTATATGGCGCGTGAGTACGATCGAGCCCTCGTGCAGTTGAACGATGCCATCGAGATGGATCCATCCTTCGTCCTTCCTCACATCGTGCTGGGGCAGACCTACGAACAGATGGGAGACTATGCGAAGGCGATAGCCGAGTTGGAGAAGACTGCGATCATGTCGCACCGGAGTACCCCGGTCATCGCAGCTCTCGGTCACGTCTACGCCGTCGCAGGCAGACCAGCTGATGCCCACAAGATTCTCGACGAGCTCCAGTCCGAGTCACGCACTGGCTACGTCTCTCCTTTTTACATCGCCCTCGTCTACGCAGGATTGAAAGATGAAAATCACACGATGGAGTGGCTCGAGAGAGCCTACGCGGACCGCTCCAACAGCATGGTCTTCACCGACGTCGATCCCCGATTCGATAACCTGAGAAACGACCCGAAGTTTCAAAACCTCCTTCAGCGAATGAACTTCGTCAACTAA
- a CDS encoding TonB-dependent receptor yields the protein MTVGIDFRKLGSRLLVGTLSALLACGVFAKPAAGQVSGATLSGEISDNSGAVVAGALVTAQNISNGSSRSATTNDAGFYVIPNLLPGNYNVKVEANGFSTVLQKGLVLTVGAQQTYDGKLSVGKVSQTVIVTTIPPSIQSSSSGLSATVDSRTVRELPLNGRDWTSLATLEPGVVSIPNQATTGFSANKGNRGFGNQLSDGGHRANENTYRVNGMVTNDYSNAAPGGATGVNLGVDGIGEFSVLTANYTAEYGRTSGAVINAITKSGTNEIHGTAYFFDRDSIFDARNYFDGPKIPPFRRIQFGGSAGAPIVKDHSFIFVDYEGIRQSQSSSGTIHVPDAASRALAVPAIVPYLALWPVAPAGAPDLNGIQSINVSTPTHASENYVITRFDQKISNRDNLDATYFFDSGPQTQADPLNNAVHSVFSRRQLYSAEETHVFNPSFANTVRGGVSRIIGKINTPVSGNAVATDAALAIAPGAKAPPQLPVAGLTTAYGLNGFNKFNHAWTSGQIYDDAFLTKGTHSIKLGFGFERMRYNVLEQLSPNGRMNTYSTLAKFLSNQADQLNALAPGGSTEVGLRESLFAGYVQDDWTVSKNFTLNLGLRYEATTKPTDANKVPGYTVNGYTVAAAGFQEITTLVNCGASSTACGPVGVDSPISSNPTTKNFEPRVGFSWDPFHDGKTAVRGAAGMFDVLPLPYEFGLNTAATAPFQIIGADPNATLGTGVIDGNVNFNRQKIRNRYIDIHPKRAAVYNWNLNVQRDLGEGFMVTLGYVGSRSLHLSAAADDVNLVPGTVVSGVGIVFPCDPSSLGAGHTCSDTQTGTRVDSNWGGGAGIRPVLFDGAATYEAFQSQLKRTLDHGIQGQLSYTFSKCRDLSSSPVTGDTYLNSIAVPLLSFKQARVGACDFDIRQVLTGNFIWEIPAPNFSSSFANVALHGWEIGSIVTAETGAPFTVTTGGGNDPLGTGFNGDFSMDFADLLPGCKPTGGKGLAYINTNCFTPPTAPLSLGIASAANPLGCAPNSFLNYSGPPAPSGRQFCSNVVGNSGRNSFYGPHLTTVDFSIFKNTKVPRISDAFNVQFRAEFFNILNHTNYLSPGFLNTFGQNNSVYDFDGSALPTALNQTSSSSRQIQLGAKFVF from the coding sequence ATGACGGTTGGAATCGACTTTAGAAAGCTTGGGTCACGTTTGCTGGTTGGCACGTTGAGTGCGCTACTCGCCTGTGGAGTTTTTGCGAAGCCGGCCGCGGGACAGGTATCGGGTGCGACACTTTCGGGGGAGATCTCTGACAACTCAGGCGCCGTGGTGGCGGGAGCACTGGTGACCGCGCAGAATATATCGAACGGGTCGAGCCGATCCGCCACGACCAACGATGCCGGGTTCTATGTCATCCCGAATCTTCTTCCCGGGAACTATAACGTCAAGGTCGAGGCGAACGGCTTTAGCACAGTGCTGCAAAAGGGGCTGGTGCTGACCGTGGGCGCACAACAGACCTACGATGGAAAGCTGTCGGTCGGCAAGGTCTCGCAGACGGTGATTGTGACGACGATTCCGCCGTCGATTCAATCCTCGTCGTCTGGGCTGAGCGCGACGGTGGATTCGAGGACGGTGCGGGAGCTGCCGCTGAACGGTCGAGACTGGACCTCGCTGGCGACGCTGGAGCCGGGAGTTGTCAGCATTCCGAACCAGGCGACTACCGGCTTTAGCGCCAACAAGGGAAATCGTGGGTTTGGCAATCAGTTGAGCGACGGCGGTCATCGTGCCAACGAAAATACCTATCGGGTGAACGGCATGGTGACCAATGACTACTCGAACGCGGCGCCGGGCGGGGCAACGGGAGTGAACCTTGGCGTTGACGGGATCGGCGAGTTCTCCGTGCTGACGGCCAACTACACGGCGGAGTATGGGCGTACCTCTGGCGCAGTGATCAATGCGATTACGAAGTCGGGCACGAACGAGATTCATGGGACGGCGTACTTCTTCGATCGCGACAGCATCTTCGATGCCCGCAACTACTTTGATGGACCTAAGATTCCGCCGTTCCGCCGCATACAGTTTGGCGGTTCCGCGGGCGCGCCGATCGTCAAAGACCATTCTTTTATCTTCGTAGACTACGAAGGGATTCGGCAGAGCCAGTCGAGCTCCGGCACGATCCACGTTCCGGACGCTGCCTCGAGAGCACTCGCGGTGCCTGCGATTGTTCCTTACCTTGCGTTGTGGCCGGTTGCTCCTGCGGGCGCGCCCGACCTGAACGGGATTCAATCGATCAATGTGTCAACGCCTACGCATGCCTCGGAGAACTATGTCATCACCCGCTTCGATCAGAAGATCTCGAACCGGGACAATCTTGATGCGACTTATTTCTTCGATTCCGGGCCGCAGACTCAGGCCGATCCGCTCAATAATGCGGTCCACAGTGTCTTCTCTCGGAGGCAACTCTATTCCGCGGAAGAGACCCACGTCTTCAACCCTTCGTTCGCCAACACGGTGCGAGGCGGCGTCAGCCGAATTATCGGTAAGATCAATACGCCCGTCTCCGGCAACGCTGTAGCGACGGATGCGGCGCTTGCGATTGCGCCGGGGGCGAAAGCGCCGCCGCAGCTACCGGTCGCCGGCCTTACGACGGCTTATGGGCTCAATGGATTTAATAAGTTCAACCACGCCTGGACTTCGGGTCAGATCTATGACGACGCCTTTCTGACGAAGGGCACCCACTCGATCAAGCTGGGCTTCGGGTTTGAGCGGATGCGCTACAACGTTCTCGAGCAGCTTAGTCCAAATGGAAGAATGAACACGTATTCCACGCTTGCGAAGTTTTTGAGCAATCAAGCCGATCAGTTGAATGCGCTTGCTCCGGGTGGGTCGACCGAGGTGGGCCTGCGGGAGAGTCTCTTCGCGGGCTATGTTCAGGACGACTGGACCGTGAGTAAAAACTTCACTCTGAACCTGGGGCTGCGTTACGAGGCGACGACCAAACCGACCGATGCGAATAAAGTCCCCGGTTATACGGTGAATGGTTACACGGTGGCAGCCGCTGGCTTCCAGGAGATTACGACGCTGGTCAACTGCGGGGCCAGCAGCACGGCATGCGGACCGGTGGGCGTGGACAGTCCCATCTCGTCGAACCCGACGACCAAAAACTTCGAACCGCGCGTGGGATTTTCCTGGGATCCGTTTCACGATGGAAAGACCGCTGTACGCGGAGCCGCTGGGATGTTCGACGTGCTTCCTCTGCCTTATGAGTTTGGGTTGAACACGGCTGCGACCGCTCCATTCCAGATTATTGGCGCCGATCCTAACGCAACCTTGGGGACCGGTGTGATCGACGGCAACGTTAATTTCAATCGTCAGAAGATTCGGAACCGTTATATCGATATCCACCCGAAGCGCGCAGCTGTTTATAACTGGAACCTCAACGTTCAGCGAGACTTGGGAGAGGGTTTCATGGTGACCCTCGGCTATGTTGGCTCTCGCTCGCTCCACCTGTCAGCGGCAGCGGACGATGTCAATCTTGTGCCGGGGACCGTGGTGAGCGGGGTCGGCATCGTCTTCCCCTGTGACCCGTCTTCGCTTGGCGCAGGACACACTTGCTCCGACACCCAGACTGGGACGCGGGTCGACTCCAACTGGGGCGGCGGCGCTGGGATTCGTCCTGTGTTGTTCGATGGGGCGGCTACTTATGAGGCGTTCCAATCTCAACTGAAGCGAACGCTGGATCATGGCATTCAGGGGCAGTTGTCTTACACCTTCAGCAAATGCCGCGACCTTAGCTCCTCTCCGGTTACGGGTGACACCTATTTGAATTCGATTGCTGTTCCTCTTCTGTCCTTCAAGCAGGCGAGGGTTGGGGCTTGCGACTTCGACATTAGACAGGTGTTGACCGGCAACTTCATCTGGGAGATTCCAGCTCCGAACTTCTCTTCTTCGTTTGCAAACGTCGCACTCCACGGGTGGGAGATTGGAAGCATCGTTACCGCGGAGACGGGCGCTCCTTTCACAGTGACGACGGGAGGAGGAAATGATCCGCTCGGCACGGGCTTCAACGGCGACTTCTCCATGGACTTTGCAGACTTGCTTCCTGGTTGCAAGCCCACCGGGGGGAAGGGATTGGCCTACATCAATACGAATTGCTTTACGCCACCAACGGCGCCACTATCGCTTGGCATCGCGAGTGCGGCGAATCCGCTGGGATGTGCGCCGAACTCTTTCCTGAACTACTCGGGACCTCCGGCTCCTTCGGGGCGTCAATTCTGCTCTAACGTTGTCGGCAACTCGGGACGCAACAGCTTCTATGGTCCGCATCTGACGACTGTAGATTTTTCCATCTTCAAGAACACCAAGGTGCCGCGAATATCGGACGCCTTCAACGTGCAGTTCCGGGCGGAGTTCTTCAACATCCTCAACCACACCAACTATCTTTCGCCAGGCTTTCTGAACACCTTCGGCCAAAACAACTCTGTCTACGATTTTGACGGCAGCGCTCTTCCCACTGCTCTCAATCAGACCTCGTCGTCATCCCGGCAGATCCAACTTGGAGCGAAGTTTGTCTTCTAA
- a CDS encoding MFS transporter, whose amino-acid sequence MTSLQEEQNTPGWQFAVASGLLGWVLDAFDFFVIVFLFDTLASHFQVEKRAIVWTISITLAMRPVGALIFGALADRFGRRKPLMLCVVYFSIVTVLSGFSPNYGFFVAMRALYGIGMGGYWGIGASFAMENAPRKLRGLLSGMMQGGYPFGYLLAAVGMLTIMPRLGWHAMFLVGTLMAAVIVVLTTLSPESEAWKLHRMGSVTTIFKTLFQHMGSFSYLLLVMVVMSCLSHGTQDLYPDFLKSVPSIGSSLVLGMKPLYGIPIIYNIGAITGAVFFGYISERVGRRYAIMMALVLSLAAIPAWAFGGTILVLVVGSYLMQTGVQGAFGVIPAHLNELSPDSVRSLFPGFVYQLGVLIASPAVSIEFLLRDHLGYPLALTIFEVVVIVMLLFIFALGPERRGRSFRAKAG is encoded by the coding sequence TTGACCTCTTTACAAGAGGAGCAGAACACGCCCGGCTGGCAGTTCGCGGTAGCCTCCGGTCTTCTGGGCTGGGTTCTGGACGCGTTCGACTTTTTTGTCATCGTCTTTCTCTTCGACACTCTGGCGAGCCACTTCCAAGTGGAGAAGCGAGCCATCGTCTGGACGATCTCCATCACGCTGGCGATGCGCCCGGTTGGCGCGCTGATCTTTGGAGCGCTGGCTGACCGGTTTGGACGCAGGAAGCCGCTGATGTTGTGCGTCGTCTACTTTTCGATTGTCACGGTTTTGAGCGGCTTCTCTCCTAACTATGGATTCTTCGTCGCGATGCGGGCTCTGTATGGGATTGGCATGGGCGGCTATTGGGGTATCGGGGCTTCGTTCGCGATGGAGAATGCGCCAAGAAAGTTGCGCGGCTTGCTCTCCGGGATGATGCAGGGAGGCTATCCGTTCGGATATCTTCTGGCCGCGGTGGGGATGTTGACGATCATGCCGCGTCTGGGTTGGCATGCTATGTTCCTGGTGGGGACCTTGATGGCGGCGGTGATCGTCGTCCTAACCACGCTGTCGCCGGAGTCTGAGGCATGGAAGCTGCACCGCATGGGCTCGGTTACAACGATCTTCAAGACTCTTTTTCAGCACATGGGGAGTTTCTCGTACCTGTTGCTGGTGATGGTCGTGATGTCTTGTCTGTCGCATGGGACGCAGGACCTTTACCCCGACTTTCTGAAGAGTGTTCCCTCGATCGGGAGCTCTCTGGTGCTGGGCATGAAGCCGCTGTACGGGATTCCGATTATCTATAACATCGGGGCCATCACGGGAGCCGTCTTCTTTGGATATATCTCCGAAAGAGTGGGAAGGCGATATGCGATTATGATGGCGCTGGTGTTGAGCCTTGCGGCGATTCCGGCGTGGGCGTTTGGCGGGACGATTCTGGTGCTGGTGGTTGGATCGTATCTGATGCAGACCGGGGTGCAGGGAGCCTTTGGAGTGATCCCGGCACACCTGAACGAACTCTCACCGGATTCGGTGCGCAGTCTGTTCCCCGGCTTTGTGTATCAGCTTGGGGTGCTGATCGCGTCGCCAGCGGTCTCGATCGAGTTTCTCCTGCGCGACCACCTGGGGTATCCTTTAGCACTTACGATCTTTGAAGTTGTGGTGATTGTGATGCTGCTGTTCATCTTTGCACTTGGGCCGGAGAGACGTGGAAGAAGCTTTCGAGCCAAGGCCGGTTGA
- a CDS encoding response regulator transcription factor, protein MRVLLVEDEIRLAENVAHALRDGPGFAVDHAEDGQTGLDLAENLCYDLIILDLMLPKLDGLTVLRRLRERGDNTAVLILTALSERSSIIQLLNSGADDYLSKPFDLGEVIARAKALIRRGKGMASPALRLGDLELHTGDQSVFRAGNPIVLSPMEYRILEYLMHRPRAIVSKRELLEHMYDFNWVHHSNVIEAHVSNLRRKLGEGTNPPTIENLRNRGYRLVLEYGNYKDAGDESG, encoded by the coding sequence ATGCGCGTACTACTGGTTGAAGACGAGATTCGCCTGGCTGAAAACGTGGCGCACGCGCTGCGCGATGGGCCGGGCTTCGCGGTGGACCATGCCGAGGATGGGCAGACGGGGCTGGATCTGGCTGAAAATCTTTGCTACGACCTGATCATTCTCGATCTGATGCTGCCGAAACTGGATGGCTTGACGGTTCTTCGCCGGCTGCGCGAACGAGGCGATAACACTGCGGTACTGATCCTGACGGCGCTGAGTGAACGATCTTCCATTATTCAACTGCTGAACAGCGGCGCGGATGACTATTTGAGCAAGCCCTTCGATCTGGGAGAGGTGATTGCGAGGGCGAAGGCGCTGATTCGCCGGGGCAAGGGTATGGCGAGTCCGGCGCTGCGACTGGGCGATCTGGAGCTGCACACTGGGGACCAGAGCGTCTTCCGCGCGGGCAATCCGATTGTGCTTTCGCCGATGGAGTATCGGATTCTCGAGTACCTGATGCATCGCCCACGCGCCATCGTCTCCAAGCGAGAGTTGCTGGAGCATATGTACGACTTCAACTGGGTGCATCACTCTAATGTGATCGAGGCGCATGTTTCGAATTTGCGACGGAAGCTGGGGGAGGGGACGAATCCGCCGACGATCGAGAATCTGCGCAATCGGGGTTACAGACTTGTGCTGGAGTACGGCAACTACAAGGATGCCGGGGACGAATCGGGATGA